A portion of the Oxynema aestuarii AP17 genome contains these proteins:
- a CDS encoding DUF7734 family protein yields MSSSSSIGTRLEQYTLKRPQEVLIVEAEIDGEGDRVAIFKGFSSSLMRATAFDPDIPVLPDGAIVQRIDRLRGPFDPDNPQYIEQNLTWEQMAKLLEELGV; encoded by the coding sequence ATGAGTTCTTCATCTTCTATCGGTACTCGCTTGGAGCAATACACCCTCAAACGACCCCAGGAAGTTTTGATCGTCGAGGCAGAAATTGACGGGGAAGGCGATCGCGTGGCCATTTTTAAAGGATTTTCCAGTTCGCTGATGCGCGCCACGGCGTTCGATCCGGATATCCCCGTCTTACCGGACGGGGCGATCGTCCAACGGATCGATCGCCTCCGAGGGCCGTTCGATCCCGACAATCCGCAATATATCGAACAAAATTTGACCTGGGAACAGATGGCGAAGTTATTGGAGGAATTGGGGGTTTGA
- a CDS encoding DUF3177 family protein, whose amino-acid sequence MNLSLFESLVWTDYRLAVLFTVFIPLILLIWAFVQKADAIVHLLTIYWRVSSLLAITVYLMIAALPISFVAAFFARLLIPIALWFWVDLNEEIDDRAESPLKLSFTSWRWLITIYNGIGTLVQIPFLRCALMSKQDVLQDSYCRVWLAPPWGYKEYFHANSTPGFLGFLGIVALLFYVGCLSYFILVRLNRQGRSATGH is encoded by the coding sequence ATGAATTTATCGTTGTTTGAAAGTCTCGTCTGGACGGATTACCGACTCGCCGTTCTGTTTACTGTCTTCATTCCTTTAATTTTGCTGATTTGGGCGTTCGTCCAGAAAGCCGACGCGATCGTACATTTGCTGACCATTTACTGGCGCGTGTCGAGCTTGTTGGCGATTACAGTCTATTTGATGATCGCCGCTTTACCGATTAGTTTTGTGGCGGCATTCTTCGCCCGTCTTTTAATTCCGATCGCCCTGTGGTTTTGGGTGGATCTCAACGAGGAAATTGACGATCGCGCGGAGTCGCCGTTAAAACTTTCATTTACCTCCTGGCGCTGGCTGATTACGATTTATAACGGGATCGGGACTTTAGTGCAAATTCCCTTTCTGCGTTGCGCCTTGATGAGCAAACAAGATGTTTTACAAGATTCCTACTGTCGGGTTTGGTTGGCACCGCCGTGGGGATATAAGGAGTATTTCCACGCCAATTCGACGCCGGGATTTCTCGGATTTCTCGGAATTGTGGCTTTGCTGTTTTATGTCGGCTGTTTGAGTTACTTTATCTTGGTGCGCCTCAACCGCCAAGGACGTTCGGCGACGGGTCACTAA
- a CDS encoding Calvin cycle protein CP12, with translation MSNTQQKIDEQIEQEREQARQVCDTSGSTSGECAAAWDAVEELQAEASHQRQKPQKTSFEKYCDDNPDAAECRLYDD, from the coding sequence ATGAGCAACACCCAACAAAAAATCGACGAACAAATCGAACAAGAACGCGAGCAAGCCCGTCAAGTTTGCGATACCAGTGGCTCGACCTCTGGTGAATGTGCCGCCGCTTGGGATGCCGTCGAAGAACTCCAAGCCGAAGCCTCTCACCAACGGCAAAAGCCCCAGAAAACCTCTTTTGAAAAATACTGCGATGACAATCCCGACGCGGCGGAGTGTCGGCTTTACGACGACTAA
- the atpC gene encoding ATP synthase F1 subunit epsilon — protein sequence MSLTVRVISPDKTVWDAKAEEVILPSTTGQLGILSGHAPLLTALDIGVMRVREQKDWVSIALMGGFAEVEENELTILVNSAETGEAIELEQARQAYTEAQQRLEKAATANRQEQIQAKQGLKRARARFQAAGGMV from the coding sequence ATGTCATTAACCGTTCGCGTGATTTCTCCAGACAAAACGGTCTGGGATGCGAAAGCTGAGGAAGTGATCCTGCCGAGTACCACGGGTCAACTCGGCATCTTGAGCGGTCACGCTCCCCTGCTGACGGCTCTCGATATCGGCGTGATGCGCGTTCGGGAGCAGAAAGATTGGGTTTCGATCGCCCTGATGGGTGGCTTCGCCGAAGTTGAGGAAAACGAGCTGACTATCCTGGTCAACAGTGCCGAAACGGGTGAGGCGATCGAACTCGAACAAGCCCGCCAAGCTTACACGGAAGCCCAACAGCGCTTGGAAAAGGCCGCTACGGCTAACCGTCAAGAGCAAATCCAAGCTAAGCAAGGCTTAAAGCGCGCCCGCGCCCGTTTCCAGGCCGCAGGCGGCATGGTTTAA
- a CDS encoding FIST signal transduction protein, whose amino-acid sequence MKWVNTLSRRASLEAAIDEVVEQAREQLSESADLGLLFISSAFASEYSRLMPLLHEKLEIGTLIGCSGGGIIGMNAAHEAEELEEEPALSLTLAHLPEVQVHGFHLDGEALPDLDSPPDRWMECIGVSAANRPQFVILADPFSAKINDLLAGLDFAYPGATKVGGLASSGAGGNTTALFCNRQMYREGSVGVALSGNLVLESIVAQGCRAIGQPYRVKECDRNIILQLEDVQDRSAPVTPLDALRELIQSLDSSDRELAQHSLFVGVARDEFKLELERGDFLIRNLLGVDPRVGAIAIGDRIRPGQRIQFHLRDANTSAEDLEMLLERYKREIGASSSSPRHVGALLFSCLGRGARLYGEAHFDSRLFARYFDIPLGGFFCNGEIGPVGDGTFLHGYTSVFGICRQP is encoded by the coding sequence ATGAAGTGGGTCAATACATTATCCAGACGTGCGTCTCTAGAAGCGGCGATTGACGAAGTTGTGGAACAAGCGCGAGAACAGTTGTCAGAATCCGCCGATTTAGGGCTGTTATTCATCTCCTCAGCCTTTGCGAGCGAATATTCTCGCTTGATGCCCTTACTGCACGAAAAACTCGAAATCGGCACCTTAATCGGTTGCTCGGGAGGCGGTATTATCGGCATGAATGCCGCCCACGAAGCCGAAGAACTCGAAGAAGAACCTGCCTTAAGTTTGACCCTGGCGCACTTACCGGAGGTTCAAGTCCACGGCTTTCACCTCGACGGGGAAGCATTACCCGATTTAGACAGTCCTCCCGATCGCTGGATGGAGTGCATCGGCGTTTCTGCTGCCAATCGCCCCCAATTCGTGATTTTAGCCGATCCGTTTTCTGCCAAGATTAACGACCTACTCGCCGGACTCGACTTTGCTTATCCCGGCGCCACTAAAGTTGGCGGACTCGCCAGCAGTGGCGCCGGAGGCAATACCACCGCCTTATTTTGCAACCGCCAGATGTATCGCGAGGGAAGCGTCGGCGTCGCCTTGAGTGGCAACCTCGTTTTAGAATCGATCGTCGCCCAAGGATGTCGGGCCATCGGTCAGCCGTATCGGGTGAAAGAATGCGATCGCAATATCATCTTGCAACTCGAAGACGTGCAGGATCGTTCAGCCCCGGTCACCCCTCTCGACGCCTTGCGCGAACTGATTCAAAGCCTCGATTCGAGCGATCGCGAATTAGCGCAACATTCCCTATTTGTAGGGGTTGCCCGGGACGAATTCAAGCTCGAACTCGAACGGGGCGACTTTTTAATCCGTAATTTGCTCGGGGTCGATCCGCGTGTCGGCGCGATCGCGATCGGCGATCGCATCCGTCCCGGACAACGGATCCAATTCCACCTCCGAGATGCCAATACTTCGGCGGAAGACCTGGAAATGCTCTTAGAGCGCTACAAACGCGAGATCGGCGCTTCATCCTCTTCCCCCCGTCATGTCGGCGCCTTACTGTTCTCCTGTCTCGGTCGTGGCGCCCGCCTTTACGGCGAGGCCCACTTCGATTCGCGGTTATTCGCCCGTTATTTCGACATTCCCCTCGGCGGCTTTTTTTGCAACGGGGAAATTGGCCCGGTGGGGGATGGAACCTTCCTGCACGGCTATACGTCCGTTTTTGGTATATGCCGTC